The Triticum urartu cultivar G1812 chromosome 6, Tu2.1, whole genome shotgun sequence genome includes the window AAGGGACAAACGAGACGACCCAGCGCGCGGGCGCAAACGAACTTTTGTCCGTTTTGTGTCTGCTTTCGACCCATCCCCGGCCCAAAGTTGCGCCGgttttggggtgaaacggacagCGCGCGGACGGGCGGGACGCGCGCGCTTGTCCTCCCCTGGCTCGCCTGTCGGTGGGAGAAACCAAAACCCCCCACGCCCATTTGGCGCCATTTCCCCCAAACCCTCCCACGTCCCTCCCGCCACCCCCTCTCTCCCCCGTCCATGGCCGACGCCCCGTCGAGTTCCGGCGGCCTGGCCGTCGACCCGACCGCAAAGGTGAAGAAGAAGGCGCCAAGGAAGCCGCTGTCGGAGTGCACGCCGGAGAAGATCGCCAAGTTGGACGCGGAATCGGCGAAGAGGAGGGAACGGAGAGCGGCCGTCAAGATCAATGCCGTCGCGGCCAAGTTCGCCGCCCAGCGCGAGGAGCTGGAGGCCGCGCGGTGCAAGGCCGCTGCCGACGAGAAGGAGGACCTCGTCAACAAAGCGCACGCCATCCTCATGCTTGGCATGGGCCCTCCGGCAGGGTTCCATGCAGCGGCCGTCGGCCCGGCGAGCACAGGCTCGTCGGTCGCCCGGCCTACGCACTGCCAGTCGCCGACGTCGCGTGCCGCATCCATATCGCCCGGCTTTTCTCCGCCCAGGCACGACGGCCAGACCCGTTTCTCGGCGTCGCCGGACGTGGGCTTGTTCGCGCCGTCCACACCACACCCCGCGGCCGTCATCGACCTCAATGTCACGCCTGGGTCCAGCAGCGGCGGGCGGCCGTCCGTCGAGATGCAAAGAAAGCAGGCGCGTGCACCGTTCACGGGCACCATGCCGGCCCCCCGCGTGTTGTTTAACGGAATGCCAACCTCAACGCCGATGGTGGACGACCCCTTCTACAACCATTACATGGAGGACGTGATCTTCCAGGGTGGGCATGGCCGTGCCTACGACCCCGAGGAGACCCAAAGTCAGGATGGCCGCGCCCAGTACGTGCCCGATGAGGAGGCCGACAACCGTGCTGACTACGACCATGGTGATTCGTGGCATGAAGACGACGACATCTATGTCGAaggtgaagatgaagatgaagccaATGATGTTGATATTAGTGGCGCTCCATTGTTCATAGACGAGCTCACCCAAAGAGCGGAAGCACAAAAGAAGCGGAAGAGCATTCGCACCGGTTCATATACACAAGATGAGGACAAGTTGATTTGTCAATGTTGGATGGAGATTAGCCAAGATTCAAGGACCGGAGCGCAACAAAAGGGCGTTGTTTTTTGGACAAGAGTCCACAAAACATTCCATGAAAGGAAGATGTTTGAGTCCTACCAAATTACAAGCAACCGTGGCATCGGTTCGATTCAAAAAAGATGGTTGTTCatccaacaagagtgcaacaagtaTTGTGCCGCATTTGAGAGCGTTGAAGCACGGCCCGTGAGTGGTCTCGGCGTTGGGGACATGGTATGCTTTTCTCTTTCTAGCCCTTTCCTTGCTACGGCCATGATACTTCGGCCGTGTATATGTTTGCATGTTCACTTGTTGTTGATCATGTGGTGTAGGCATTTCaatctttggaggcattcaagGCCCGGCACAATGACAAGCCATTCACTCTTACGCATTGTTGGACGCTCATCAACAATCGCCCTAAGTTCAAGGATCAATACCGTGAACTTCAAAGAAAGAGAGGCAAGAAAATAGCCAAGTTCGCCGGAGGTGGGGATGGCGAGGCATTGAAGAGGCCGAGGGGCAAGACCAACTCCAAGGTGGACGACATACGTGACGCCTCAACCATGGCCTTGCATGAAACTTTGCATGGCATAATGTCACATAAGGATGTGAGGGACGAGAAGAAGCGGCAAAGCAAGGACGAGCAAATGAAGCAATACCTAGACCTCCAAAGACAGAAGCTTGAGATGGAGGAGGCGACCAAGAAGAGGAAGATAGATATGGAGGAGGCGGCCCGGCAAAGGCAGCTCGACATGGAAGAGGCCGCCCGGcaaaggcagctcgacatcgaggccgacaacgtcaaggccaggcagaggcagctcgacatcgaggccaCCAATGCCGCCACCAAAGCGAAGGAGGTGGCCCTTGCGATCATGAGCGTGGACTTGTCGAAGATGAGCGAGAAGACGAGGGCCTGGTTCGAGGCCAAGCAGAAGGAGATGCTCGACGCCGAAGGCCTGAATTAGGTCGTCCGATCGGCGTGGCCGTTCTTTTTGGAGGCTGGCATGGGTGCCGCCCGCCCGCTGGGCCGCTGACAGTGTGCCGGCGAAAAAACATTCACTTTGAAGGCCGGCTGTGTTGGCGGCCACTGGCTGTGTTGCCGGCGAGGACAACTATTCATTTTGGAggctggctgtgttgccggcgATGGTCGTGTAGGCCGCTGGCTTTGTTGCCGGCGTGATGAACTGGGGTCGTGAACTGGGACTCGGCATTTAAAACGTCCCTTTTTTTAAAATAGACGCGGACAGGATGGGGCAAAAGGATGCGTCCGCACGgtgggcgcacggccaccgcatcccacGACAGGACCGGATACGATCCAAAATCCCtatcaaaaaaataaaaacagaacAAAACGGACGTTCGTTTAGGGTCGTGCAGTGGAGATGGCCTCACAGACTTCACGGTCCTTGCATCGCACTTCACTGGAACATTCCTGGCGGTACTGAATCGTCATGGGACATCACCCGGCGCGTCGTGTGCAACGCTCAAGGCATAGACGACGACTTGAACACCCAGGCCAGTCGCAAGTCTTCTCGAAAAAAAGTTACGTACATGTCACAGTTCACTGGCGTGTCCACGCGGTTTATGTTTGTTCTCTGATGCTTCCGACGACGCACGGCCCAGAGGACAAAGAGGCCTCGAGGCTCGCCACAGCCTCGCACACGCACCCACCCGCGCGCCTCTGCTCCTCCCCTCCCCGTTGACCCACCAACgacctcctcctccgccgcccgcccgcccgccATGTCCGACAGCACCCACCGCGAGAGATCCTGCTGCGGCAGCCTGTTCACCTTCCTCGTCGCCGCCGGCTTCGTCATCCTCATCTACTGGGCCATCTTCCAGCCGCACCACATCCGCGCGACGGTCAGCTCCGCCACGCTCGCCAACCTCACCGTGGCCCGCGACAACGCCACCGTCTCCTACCGCCTCACCGTCGGGCTCGAGCTCTACAACCCCAGCCTCCGCGTGCCCATCTACTACGACGCGCTCGACGCCGAGCTCcgcgccggcggcggcggcgcccccCTCGGCGGCCCCGCTGCCCGCGTCGCCTCCTCCCCGGCGGAGTTCCTGCAGCGCAGGAAGAGCGCCGACACGGTCAGGCTGGAGTTCGACGGGAGCGGCGGCGTCGGCGTCCCCGGCGACGTCGCCGGGGAGCTAGCGAGGGGGGCGGGCGCGGGGGCCGTGAGCTTTGAGGTGGACGTGGATGCGCGGGTGCGCTACAGGTTCGCCAGCATCAAGATCCGCCAGAAGCCGAGGATTTGGTGCTGGCTCACGGTTCCGGTCAAGCCGGAGGGTGGCGTCGGCGTCGGCGGCGCTCTGGCCTCCGGCGAGCGTTGTAGCGTTAAGTACTGATGAAGCTTCTTGGGCAGTTCTCTGCCAGTCTGGCTGGAGCCATCTTGTTTGGAGATCCCACGGTGTGCCGGTTTGATGTCGATTTCATTTTTGCAAATATTCATATTGTTGGTGTGATGTGTATTTCTGTAGGATTGTTTGCCTGTCATTGAATATTGGTTGCATTCTTGGGGATTAATTCATTGATTGGCTGAACGGTTGATGTCATTTCATCCTAACTCTTGATAAATGTCAAATGTTGATCAGATTCTGTTCAGGAGACAAGACTTATATGGTCGAGAAACATTGTTACCCATTACTACATCCATTTCAAGTTCTGACAAGGTTGATTGTCACACCATGGCTCCTTGGCTTCTCGTCTCCTCTTGACAAGCTGCTGCAGCTGCCATACATACCTGAAGACGTTGGCAACTTTCTCCACGGTCTTTATATGTTTTCTTCTCTTGGCCTGGGTATGACGTTTTGGTCTGAAGACAAGTGGCATCACCCTGTGAAGAACAGGCACTGCTTTCACTTCAGTTAAAATGGCATAGGACCCTGAGCAAAGAAACATCAACAAATCAATATTCATTTAGTGGCAGCATCATGAGAACAGAAGAGATTTAGCTATGTGCATCTTAATTATGTAGAGGCCGGATGTAATACTTAAATGTTTTAAGTAATAAAATGCCTGTTTTCGGAAAAAAATGAGAACAAAGGAGATGAATTAATGGATCGATGAAACATACAGATAACCATCTTGTAGCCAACAATGTCCGGGGTGAGATCAATGAAACATAAATAGATGTCAGTCCTTGGAGATAATATTGGCATAACCATGTTTAGCACAGATGAAAAACAGCCGATCGACCAAACCAGGAACTACTACATGTATATGCATCTGATGGCTTCATTTTTTTCTAACTGGAAATATGTAGAGAATAATGTTGCCAATCACGTTTAAGATAAATATACATGTCAACTTTGAACGGACTGAACTAAGTATACATGTTTTCTTTGGATAGAAAATGAACTGACACCTTAGAGCATATCTAACCGATCCCCTAAAAGGCGTTAGAGGAGGATAGATTATGTTTTCGTCCTCTGCGGGCGCCAAACTGGATCCCTATCGCCATTAGAAGAGGACAATTTTCACTCCGAAGACGCCCGACTCTCAAATATACTCAGCCGCCCACTCGTGGAGTAAAAGTTTTGGCCTCTCCCCCGTGCCCGCGACGTTGCCACCCTGCGCCATGTCATCTTCGGCATAGCTTTCGGCGACCACCCAGCGCCTCTGCCGACACCCCGTTGCCTCCACTGCCCTCCTGCCACACTCCGATACGGTCGCTGCCATCGCCGGTATCGAACTCTATCCTCGCCGCCACCGGCACATCTATCCCATCGTTGGAAGGACAGACCGGATCTTCTTCCTCCGAGCCTCTCCGTCAACTTTCGGCCATCTCGAAGCCCTGCCGACCACTAGTAGCTTCGGCATCGGCTCAACATCACCAGCAGGCCGTGACACCTCTGTCGTCCTTCAAGTGTTCGATGGTTTGCCTAGGTGAGTTTTTTTCGTGTTTTTGCAACTCGTTTTTCTTTTGACAATCGAATTGAACCGTGTCATTGGCGCACGCTGTAGATGAAGAGGTGGAGGGAGATGATTTTTGAAGACTCGTcggaggaggaagacgatgaTGACTTCGAAATGACCATTGGCATGATCATCAACGAGGGTTTTCGGCGGCTGGGAAGAGGCTCTCAATTCGTCCATATACACATGCCAAGAATATGAGAGAGTACTTCAACCCCAATCCAACCTATTCGGAGAAGTATTTTCGCCAATGATTTCGGGTGCACGCAAATCTCTTTCTCACCAGTGCAAAAGTTATGGAGAAGCATGATGATTGATTGAAACTCAGAAGGATTTACATTCCTTCTATTCCAAATCCTATACGCAAGAGCAACTCCTTTGAGGAGACAGGATTAGTGTCGTTACCTCAAGAACGAGGCCTGGACCTGTATACGACTTGCGTAATCCATCTGCGCATCATAGATACACCCCGTTCATACCCTTATTCTATTGTCAGGTTTAGAATCACGACAGCTACGCACGAGAGATCTTCGTGATTCTTCACGTCTGGGCGGACGAGCGCAGGACGGTGGCACCGTTGGgcgccgtggtggcgtcgacggaTGTCCGGCCTGGCAGGGAGATGATGCAGATCTGTCTCCTGAAGATGGGTCAGTGGTCCGACGATGATGGCGGCTTCTAAAATGTGTGCATGTGGTCTGCGATTTAGGTACGTTGCACCGGTTGTTGGTCCCGATACGTTATATGGATAGATCGGCGACGACACCAGTTTTAGATATGGGGAGTGAGAGCACTCCACATTATCGAGTTTGTAGGTGTGAGTGATGGCTTCGGGTGGattgatgcatgttcttgtcaGACCTTTGTGGAACAATTAATAAAGATGAATGCATGTATCAATTGATGCAGAGGCCAGGGGTTGAACCTCTTTTTCCAAAAAAAAGAACCACGACAGTGCATCCGAAGAGATAAAGTGCAAGGCCTTTGATGATGTGTATCGTGGTTGTTGTAGTGCTCGCCTATCGGTGTTCGGCCGACGCCATTGACGACTATGTCCGCATTGGAGAAGATACAATCTTGGAGGTCATTTGAGGTACACAAAATTCGAGATTGAGATCTTTGGGCCGGGGTACTTGAAGGCACCCACCGATGAAGACACCGAGGGGTATTGGGATTGAATGAAGAACAAGGATGGCATGGGATGCCTGGATCAATTGACTGCATGCACTGGAGATGAAATAATTGTCCCGCTGGATGGAAAATTCACTACAAAGGCTATGGCAAAGATACACCAATCATCTTGAGGCTATTGAATCGGATGATCTATAGATTTGGCATTTATTGTTTGGATTGTCTTGCTCTCACAATGACCTGAATGTGCTGTCGAGATCACACACTGTTCGCTAGGTTTGTTGTCAAAGAGGCTCCTCCTTGCCACTACGATGCCAATGGCCATGAGTACACGACGGGTAGTAACCTTGCAGATGGCATCTATCCTTCATGGGTCATATTTGTCAAGACAACCCCGCATCATAAAGGTAATAAGAGATTGCAATGTGTGAAGACCGACAAAGAAGGATGTGGAGAGAGCTTTAGATGTGATTCAGAAGCGCTTTGGTATCATTTGTGGCCATGCGAGTATTGAAACTCCAAGGTCCTAATAAAAATAGTGACATGTTGCATCATCTTGCATAACATAACCATTGAAGATGAGAGAGGCATGCCAGAGAATTTTCGGTACATCTCGAATGGAAATCCTATTGAGTCAGAGCACGATGCAAACATAATACACATATTCCTCACATCGCATTGCAACATCGAgaaccaaaaagttcaaaaacCCTGCTCCAGGATGATCTTTGTAACACCCTGTTATGCCTGGCAGGATCAAGACTGGCCTCATAGACCAACactagtcttttctgtgcacttgtcctcactcgtgcgcactcAGGAGGTACTTCCTGGTTGTTCACCCATCCTAAAATTACCCCAagccaagcacgcttaacttcagaGTTCTTTTGAATGAgcttccggaaaagaaggaattccttgtttatatgagtagtctatcattcCTTCCTATTAAGCTAGACTCTCACGTACACCCCCACTCAAAGGAACCGCGTCCTTGTCGGCCCATCAGGAACGTTCCCTATTAGCACACGTATGCGCGTCTAGTCCGGCACATGTGCCATGCTGTGTGCCACAACGAGCCACATGCGCAATGCgccacatgcacacacacacacacacacacacacacacacacacacacacacacacacgacaCATTTGACCCACGCATGCCCGTGTAACCGCAAGGgccggctctgataccaattgtaaCACCCTGTTATGCCTGACGGGATCAAGACTGGCCCCATAGACCAACactagtcttttctgtgcactttgtcctcactcgtgcacACCCAGGAGATACTTCCTGATCGGTCACTCATCCTAGAATTACACCAagccaagcacgcttaacttcggagtTCTTTTGAATGGGCTCCcaaaaagaaggaattccttgtttatatgagtagtctatcattcCTTCCTATTAAGCTAGGCTCTCACAATCTTGTTGAGCATCAATGACATCTCCATAGCACTTCATAGTTGTGCTTTTATCATTCTCTTTGTTTCATTTGAACCCTTTCGTGTGTTTGAACTTGTATAATTTGGTCTGTACACATTGAATTTATAATATTCATGAATTTTGTGAACCTAAACTATTATGTTTGCATTTAATAATTGCACAAATAGGTAAACTAAAACTAGAAAGATTCGACAAAAAATATTTAGGAAGTTAAGTTTAGGGGATTGGTTAGAAACCACACTATGTAGAGAAGCAAATACACTCATCTCAAGGATACTCGGCCGTTTACTCTAAATTATAGGGAATCAGTTAGAGATGCTCTTACAAAGCTTATATGAACTTTGCAACGAATATAAAACACAAAACACTATGTTTGGATGTATTCATCAAAGTGCTGGAATTTGATTTCATATTCCCTGCCCAACAATTCAGATGCTTGGTTGGTCACCAAATTGACAGATGGAAACAGGTTCAAATACTAGGTCGTTTTCTTTTTTAACACGATTCAAATACGAATGTCAGTACATACACACACTCATTCTATGAACGCACGCACATCCTAAGCACCTCCGAATAGTGGCAGTGCTAGGCCCCAGGCAGCCAAGGCCGCTGCTTGGGGCATGAGCCTTGTTTCATTTGTTGACTGTAGCTACAATGCTACAGTGCTTGATGGCTGCCGTCGCCTAAAACTGAACTTTACGCCACTAgagaaaaataaaataataaaatatACTACGCCCTTTATCCTTATTTGGGCTAATTTTGGCCCAGCTGCCGCTGCCAGCGCACGACACCAAGCGCCGCAGAGCGGGGAGCTCCTTGCGTCCAATAGGGGCATGACGAACATGGGGCTTCGTGTTGGGTCGGCCCATGTAGTAACGGCACTATAGCATTCTGCGGCTAGTGTAGCTGTTCTATCTGTTGTAGCATTTGGTACCATAGCACCCTGTTTATAGTTGGGTTTTTTAATTTCAAATATATCTTGGAA containing:
- the LOC125515878 gene encoding uncharacterized protein LOC125515878, which codes for MSDSTHRERSCCGSLFTFLVAAGFVILIYWAIFQPHHIRATVSSATLANLTVARDNATVSYRLTVGLELYNPSLRVPIYYDALDAELRAGGGGAPLGGPAARVASSPAEFLQRRKSADTVRLEFDGSGGVGVPGDVAGELARGAGAGAVSFEVDVDARVRYRFASIKIRQKPRIWCWLTVPVKPEGGVGVGGALASGERCSVKY